A region from the Candidatus Methylomirabilota bacterium genome encodes:
- a CDS encoding reverse transcriptase domain-containing protein, with protein MSQRPRAKTQDPKDLMAAWQEIPWTKVQRHVFRLQKRIYQATQRGDVRTVRKLQNLLSKSWYARLLAVRRVTQENKGKRTAGIDGAKSLKAPARWRLARQLRLDGKATPLRRIWIPKRGTSEKRPLGIPTQHDRAKQTLVRQALEPQWEAKLSAHFYGFRPGRSCHDAIEAIFHCIKYRPQYALKVDIAKCFDRIDHSALLAKLQSTPSIRRQVRAWLRSGIMEADTFTPTTAGTPQGGSVSPLLALIALHGIDEAITEVYPEARVIAYADDCMVLHPDRSVLEHSQQLLTTWLADIGLALNATKTRIRHTLEGDQPGMDFLGFHIRQYRVGKHQSGTTPQGVPLGHKTLIKPAKSNVADHLAELGRIVREARAWPQVALIQKLNPKIRGWANYYRSGVSKATFSRLDYLMWAKLRHWANWRHPKKTAGWVVKRYWTQRDARWVFATAATRGGLISLTFHNEVPIRRHFKVAGHRSPYDGDWVYWSARQGRYPTVSPRLATLLKKQKGRCAGCGLYFQHDDPLEIDHIDGNRKNSRLINLQVLHGHCHDVKTREQREYLPVGLRDQHQNTEERSAGKLARSDLEQR; from the coding sequence GTGAGTCAGAGGCCACGAGCCAAGACACAGGACCCCAAGGACCTGATGGCGGCCTGGCAAGAGATTCCCTGGACGAAAGTTCAGCGGCATGTCTTCCGCCTCCAAAAGCGAATTTACCAAGCCACACAACGTGGAGATGTCAGGACGGTACGTAAACTCCAGAATCTGTTAAGCAAATCCTGGTATGCCCGGCTCTTGGCGGTACGTCGCGTGACTCAGGAAAATAAAGGGAAACGCACGGCGGGAATCGATGGTGCAAAATCCTTAAAAGCACCTGCACGATGGCGGCTCGCTCGCCAGCTTCGTCTGGATGGCAAAGCCACCCCGCTTAGACGTATCTGGATACCGAAACGCGGCACTTCTGAGAAGAGGCCGCTCGGCATTCCAACCCAACACGATCGGGCCAAGCAGACGCTCGTGCGTCAGGCCTTGGAACCGCAGTGGGAAGCCAAGCTGTCGGCCCATTTCTATGGATTTCGTCCAGGTCGTTCTTGTCACGATGCCATCGAAGCGATCTTTCATTGCATCAAGTATCGGCCGCAGTATGCGTTAAAGGTCGATATTGCGAAATGTTTTGACCGCATCGATCACTCGGCTCTATTGGCCAAACTCCAATCGACACCGAGTATTCGTCGGCAAGTCCGAGCGTGGTTGCGATCCGGGATCATGGAAGCGGACACGTTTACCCCGACCACGGCGGGAACGCCACAAGGCGGCAGTGTGTCGCCCTTGTTAGCGTTGATCGCCCTGCATGGGATAGACGAAGCCATCACCGAGGTCTATCCGGAGGCTCGTGTCATCGCCTATGCAGATGACTGCATGGTGCTGCATCCGGATCGTTCAGTCTTAGAACACAGCCAGCAACTCTTGACGACGTGGCTGGCCGACATCGGACTGGCGCTGAACGCAACCAAGACCCGCATTCGTCACACTTTGGAAGGCGATCAGCCCGGAATGGATTTTCTTGGCTTCCACATCCGTCAGTATCGAGTGGGGAAGCACCAATCCGGAACCACACCCCAAGGGGTTCCCCTCGGGCACAAAACGCTGATCAAACCGGCCAAATCAAACGTGGCGGATCATCTCGCGGAGCTCGGTCGGATCGTAAGGGAAGCCAGGGCCTGGCCCCAGGTCGCCCTGATCCAAAAACTCAACCCTAAGATTCGGGGATGGGCGAATTACTACCGCAGCGGGGTAAGCAAAGCCACTTTCAGTCGGCTCGATTACCTCATGTGGGCCAAGCTCCGTCACTGGGCGAACTGGCGACACCCCAAGAAAACGGCCGGATGGGTAGTCAAGCGCTACTGGACCCAACGAGACGCGCGCTGGGTCTTTGCGACAGCGGCTACCCGTGGAGGTCTAATCTCTCTCACCTTCCATAACGAGGTGCCGATCCGGAGACATTTCAAAGTCGCCGGCCATCGGAGTCCTTACGATGGAGATTGGGTGTACTGGAGTGCTCGACAAGGACGGTACCCCACGGTCAGTCCTCGACTGGCCACACTGCTGAAAAAGCAAAAGGGGCGCTGTGCCGGGTGCGGGCTGTACTTCCAACATGATGATCCACTTGAGATTGACCATATTGATGGGAACCGAAAGAACTCCCGTCTGATCAATCTGCAAGTTTTACATGGACATTGCCATGACGTAAAAACCCGGGAGCAAAGGGAGTATCTCCCGGTGGGTCTGCGTGATCAGCATCAGAATACTGAGGAGCGGAGTGCAGGGAAACTTGCACGCTCCGATCTGGAGCAGCGGTAG
- a CDS encoding tyrosine-type recombinase/integrase, with amino-acid sequence MPRRLPEVLTREEAAALLSAPSRYYPTGRRDRCIIKLMLNAGLRASEVLNLAWRDVDLQTGKLVVRKGKGNKDRQVWVGDETLDLLRLWCEEAPACSWCFPTLRGSRMHSAQLRAMVKRRAKKAGIRKDVHPHMCRHTYATELYRSSKDIRLVQKALGHASLSTTMIYTHIVDDDMEEAMRALNI; translated from the coding sequence ATGCCCAGACGACTTCCGGAAGTGCTCACCCGCGAAGAAGCTGCCGCGCTCCTCTCTGCCCCGAGCCGCTACTACCCCACCGGCAGACGCGACCGGTGCATTATTAAGCTCATGCTCAACGCCGGCCTGCGTGCCAGTGAGGTGCTGAACCTCGCGTGGCGGGATGTGGATTTGCAGACCGGTAAGCTCGTCGTGCGCAAAGGTAAGGGAAACAAAGACCGCCAGGTGTGGGTTGGGGATGAAACGCTTGATCTCCTGCGCCTCTGGTGCGAAGAGGCCCCGGCGTGTTCGTGGTGTTTCCCGACGCTCCGGGGTAGTCGAATGCACAGCGCGCAGCTGCGGGCTATGGTGAAGCGGCGAGCCAAAAAGGCAGGGATTAGAAAAGACGTGCATCCCCATATGTGCCGGCATACTTATGCGACAGAACTGTATCGGTCAAGTAAGGACATCCGGCTGGTGCAGAAAGCGCTGGGGCACGCCTCGCTCTCGACGACGATGATCTATACGCATATTGTTGATGATGATATGGAAGAGGCGATGCGGGCGCTCAATATTTAG